A single region of the Solwaraspora sp. WMMD406 genome encodes:
- a CDS encoding serine hydrolase, whose amino-acid sequence MRSGPPRGPFRRVLASVAAVTTAVALAGIAVTPAAAHPGLPSAAFDPDEVGWVSLRDMTPADFQVRFDEYAAAGYLVIDLDVDMDGKERRIGAVFQRNLDGRGWLVRTKLTKAEFDTEFVKAADDRMRLVDFETYVQDDVRYYAAAWVRNVEGYGWSMKYNLTGDEYLAYYKEQRRTRLPVDVDIYPTGAGTRYSVTWVDNAENLAWKLLAGITRTEYQDAVDAYQGVYRSLVVDSAITPAGQRYAGIWVENVNHRGWWVRSDLTRQEYVNWWHRYADEGYRVINFERYETADGTRYAGIWRQNSDRPGWKLRRSVDNLIQSEMDSLDMPGVSVAVMQDGKFLYLRGFGHANVDDDVWLDSGHVMRIASVAKGVGGVLTMRLAEDGQIEPDDDVRDHVPGLPNHHAYTVEQVASNRSCVRHYAGTEADDGADAADVAQWQAEDDTLATSWYANATAAGAAFWDSDLVCPVGTSHYSTHGYTILGAALEGATGTPVAELVETELTAAYDLGTLRPEDLSDTSVRRTTLYDGSNDEYGGDEVSWKVLGGGMESSVADLARFADKLVDEQIVSGDSLDAMWVDTGWGYAYGWSIDTEDGHLRVGKNGGATGSTAYLQMYPDDGIVVAVLMNRADGVADNNRSEVLGTEIGSLVLNTLP is encoded by the coding sequence ATGAGATCCGGACCCCCACGCGGCCCGTTTCGCCGCGTACTCGCCTCGGTGGCCGCCGTCACGACGGCGGTCGCGCTGGCCGGCATCGCCGTCACCCCGGCGGCGGCCCATCCCGGTCTGCCGTCGGCGGCCTTCGACCCCGACGAGGTCGGCTGGGTGTCGTTACGGGACATGACGCCCGCCGACTTCCAGGTCAGATTCGACGAGTACGCTGCCGCCGGTTACCTGGTCATCGACCTCGACGTGGACATGGACGGCAAGGAGCGGCGCATCGGCGCGGTGTTCCAGCGCAACCTCGACGGCCGGGGCTGGCTGGTGCGGACCAAGCTGACCAAGGCCGAGTTCGACACCGAGTTCGTCAAGGCGGCGGACGACCGGATGCGGCTCGTCGACTTCGAGACCTACGTCCAGGACGACGTTCGCTACTACGCCGCCGCCTGGGTACGCAACGTCGAAGGCTACGGCTGGTCGATGAAGTACAACCTGACCGGCGACGAGTACCTCGCCTACTACAAGGAGCAGCGGCGCACCCGGTTGCCGGTCGACGTCGACATCTACCCGACCGGTGCCGGCACCCGCTACTCGGTGACCTGGGTGGACAACGCCGAGAACCTGGCCTGGAAGCTGCTCGCCGGGATCACCCGGACCGAGTATCAGGACGCGGTCGACGCCTACCAGGGGGTCTACCGGTCGCTGGTCGTCGACTCGGCGATCACCCCCGCCGGCCAGCGGTACGCCGGCATCTGGGTGGAGAACGTCAACCATCGCGGCTGGTGGGTACGCAGTGATCTGACCCGCCAGGAGTACGTCAACTGGTGGCACCGGTACGCCGACGAGGGCTACCGGGTGATCAACTTCGAACGGTACGAGACGGCCGACGGCACCCGCTACGCCGGGATCTGGCGGCAGAACTCCGACCGGCCCGGCTGGAAGCTGCGCCGCTCCGTGGACAACCTGATCCAGTCCGAGATGGACAGCCTGGACATGCCCGGCGTGTCGGTGGCGGTCATGCAGGACGGCAAGTTCCTCTACCTGCGCGGGTTCGGGCACGCCAACGTCGACGACGACGTGTGGCTGGACTCGGGGCACGTGATGCGGATCGCCTCGGTGGCCAAGGGCGTCGGTGGCGTACTCACCATGCGGCTGGCCGAGGACGGGCAGATCGAACCCGACGACGACGTCCGGGATCACGTGCCGGGGCTTCCCAACCATCACGCATACACGGTGGAGCAGGTGGCCAGCAACCGGTCCTGCGTACGGCATTACGCGGGTACGGAGGCCGACGACGGCGCGGACGCGGCCGACGTCGCCCAGTGGCAGGCGGAGGACGACACCCTGGCTACCTCCTGGTACGCCAACGCCACCGCCGCCGGTGCCGCCTTCTGGGACAGTGATCTGGTCTGCCCGGTCGGCACGTCGCACTACAGCACGCACGGCTACACCATTCTCGGCGCGGCGCTGGAGGGAGCGACCGGCACGCCGGTGGCGGAACTGGTCGAGACGGAGCTGACCGCCGCGTACGACCTGGGCACGCTGCGTCCGGAGGATCTGTCGGACACCTCGGTACGGCGGACCACCCTGTACGACGGCAGCAACGACGAGTACGGCGGTGACGAGGTGAGCTGGAAGGTCCTCGGCGGCGGCATGGAATCGTCGGTGGCCGACCTGGCGCGCTTCGCCGACAAGCTGGTCGACGAGCAGATCGTCTCCGGCGACTCGCTCGACGCCATGTGGGTGGACACCGGATGGGGGTACGCCTACGGCTGGTCGATCGACACCGAGGACGGACACCTGCGGGTCGGCAAGAACGGCGGCGCCACCGGATCGACGGCCTACCTGCAGATGTACCCCGACGACGGGATCGTGGTCGCCGTGTTGATGAACCGCGCCGACGGGGTCGCCGACAACAACCGGTCCGAGGTGCTCGGCACCGAGATCGGCAGCCTCGTGCTGAACACCCTGCCGTAG
- the wecB gene encoding UDP-N-acetylglucosamine 2-epimerase (non-hydrolyzing), translating to MTRVMTVVGTRPEIIRLSRVMDRLDRTVEHVLVHTGQNWDTSLSDVFFTELRLRAPDRSLGVDTTSLGRVLGGVLVGVEDAITEHQPDALLILGDTNSAIAALMARRMRVPVYHMEAGNRCFDLNVPEETNRRLVDHVSDFNLVYTEHARRNLLAEGLHPRRILHTGSPMREVLDHYQADIARSTVLDQLALTPGGYFVVSAHREENVDRPDRLHRLLDCLRAVRDEWRLPVLVSTHPRTRKRLEALATDPTSLDGITFHEPFGLFDYVSLQRAARCTLSDSGTISEEAAILGFPAVTLRNSMERPEALDAGGIIMTGLDPYGVLEAVRVTVDQVAAAGVPCPADYQVPDTSRRVVDFILSTVRRHHEWAGLRR from the coding sequence GTGACCCGCGTGATGACCGTGGTCGGCACCCGGCCGGAGATCATCCGGCTGTCCCGGGTGATGGACCGGCTCGACCGTACGGTGGAGCACGTGCTCGTGCACACCGGGCAGAACTGGGACACGTCGCTGTCCGACGTCTTCTTCACCGAGCTGCGCCTGCGCGCGCCGGACCGGTCCCTCGGCGTCGACACCACATCCCTGGGCCGGGTGCTCGGCGGCGTGCTGGTCGGCGTCGAGGACGCGATCACCGAACACCAACCCGACGCGCTGCTGATCCTCGGCGACACCAACAGCGCCATCGCCGCGCTGATGGCCCGCCGGATGCGGGTGCCGGTCTACCACATGGAAGCCGGCAACCGCTGCTTCGACCTCAACGTGCCGGAGGAAACCAACCGCCGCCTCGTCGACCACGTCTCCGACTTCAACCTGGTCTACACCGAACACGCCCGGCGTAACCTGCTCGCCGAAGGCCTGCACCCGCGCCGGATCCTGCACACCGGCTCACCGATGCGCGAGGTCCTCGACCACTACCAGGCCGACATCGCCCGGTCCACCGTGCTCGACCAGCTGGCCCTCACCCCCGGCGGATACTTCGTCGTCAGCGCCCACCGCGAGGAGAACGTCGACCGCCCCGACCGGCTGCACCGGCTGCTCGACTGCCTGCGGGCGGTCCGCGACGAATGGCGGCTGCCGGTGCTGGTCTCCACCCATCCCCGTACCCGCAAACGGTTGGAAGCGTTGGCGACCGACCCGACCAGCCTCGACGGCATCACCTTCCACGAACCGTTCGGCCTGTTCGACTACGTCAGCCTGCAGCGCGCCGCCCGGTGCACGCTGTCCGACAGCGGCACCATCAGCGAAGAGGCGGCGATCCTCGGCTTCCCGGCGGTGACCCTGCGCAACTCGATGGAACGGCCCGAGGCGCTCGACGCCGGCGGCATCATCATGACCGGACTCGACCCGTACGGGGTGCTGGAGGCGGTCCGGGTGACCGTCGACCAGGTGGCCGCCGCCGGGGTGCCGTGCCCGGCGGACTACCAGGTGCCCGACACGTCGCGGCGGGTCGTCGACTTCATCCTGTCCACCGTCCGCCGGCATCACGAGTGGGCCGGGCTGCGGCGGTGA
- a CDS encoding glycosyltransferase, translating to MATEATRYAGADADLPGADLPDADLPDADVPVATYRVVATAGSFEPGFRGGGPIRSLRFILDTLPDDLDVTLVTRDRDLGASTPYPGLSGEIVRRDDRSAVFYLDPVDPRHWVRMLRLIRSRPVDLLYVNSLWSLFSVVPILAVALRLIRVRAILLAPRGELSPGALAIKRAKKRLFLALWAPVLRRLDVRWQACSHLEEEQILAHLPWARVMVNGNESPIPDRPAPPVVPHHGPLRLVFVGRVSPMKNLEVALAAVAAVRQPVEFDVFGPIEDERYWARCRDVLASTPGHVRVRYLGELAADEVLDTFSRYDAFLFPTLGENYGHVILESLAAGCPVVCSDATPFSALISDAAGVVVDPVTTAELTAVVERLAARPAGERAEAKEIAARRYRRWRQEAQDLNVLDHARQFCG from the coding sequence ATGGCGACCGAGGCGACCCGATACGCCGGAGCGGACGCCGATCTGCCGGGTGCTGACCTGCCGGACGCCGATCTGCCGGACGCCGACGTGCCAGTGGCCACCTACCGGGTGGTCGCCACCGCCGGGTCGTTCGAGCCCGGGTTCCGGGGCGGCGGCCCGATCCGGTCGCTGCGGTTCATCCTGGACACGCTGCCCGACGACCTCGACGTCACGTTGGTGACCCGCGACCGGGACCTGGGAGCCTCGACGCCGTACCCGGGGCTGTCCGGTGAGATTGTGCGCCGTGACGACCGCAGCGCGGTCTTCTACCTCGACCCGGTCGATCCCCGGCACTGGGTACGGATGCTCCGGCTGATCCGGTCGCGGCCGGTCGACCTGCTGTACGTCAACAGTCTGTGGTCGCTGTTCTCGGTCGTGCCGATCCTGGCGGTCGCGCTGCGGCTGATCCGGGTCCGGGCGATCCTGCTCGCGCCACGGGGTGAGCTGTCACCGGGTGCGCTGGCCATCAAGCGGGCCAAGAAGCGGCTGTTCCTGGCGCTGTGGGCGCCGGTGCTGCGTCGGCTCGACGTACGGTGGCAGGCCTGCAGCCACCTGGAGGAGGAGCAGATCCTGGCCCACCTGCCGTGGGCGCGGGTCATGGTCAACGGCAACGAGAGCCCGATCCCGGACCGGCCCGCACCGCCGGTCGTCCCGCACCACGGACCGCTGCGGCTGGTCTTCGTCGGGCGGGTGTCGCCGATGAAGAACCTGGAAGTCGCGCTGGCGGCGGTGGCCGCCGTACGCCAGCCGGTCGAGTTTGACGTGTTCGGCCCGATCGAGGACGAACGGTACTGGGCCCGCTGCCGGGACGTGCTGGCGTCGACGCCGGGACATGTACGGGTCCGCTACCTCGGCGAATTGGCGGCCGACGAGGTGTTGGACACCTTCAGCCGCTACGACGCGTTCCTGTTTCCGACCCTCGGCGAGAACTACGGCCACGTGATCCTGGAGAGCCTGGCGGCCGGATGCCCGGTCGTCTGCTCCGACGCGACACCGTTCAGCGCGTTGATCTCCGACGCCGCCGGAGTGGTCGTCGACCCGGTGACGACCGCCGAGCTGACCGCCGTGGTGGAGCGGCTGGCCGCCCGCCCGGCCGGGGAACGGGCCGAGGCGAAGGAGATCGCGGCACGGCGCTACCGGCGGTGGCGGCAGGAGGCCCAGGACCTCAACGTGCTGGACCACGCCCGGCAGTTCTGCGGCTGA